The following is a genomic window from Sphingorhabdus sp. Alg231-15.
GCTGCGCGTTTCCATCACCGCGGTCATGTCGACATCGTTGAAGGTCGTCAGCAAGGCCGCCGTATCCTGTGCCTCCTTAAGGCGCTTGGCGACGGTCTGACGCAAGCGGGTCATCCGGACGCGTTCTTCATTGCGCGTGCCGCTGGCTGCTGGCGCAGGGGTCGGAGCTTCCGCACCGGTAGCCGTGCCTTTCTCAACCAGTGGCGGGGGCGCGCCGGTTTTCACAAATTGCTCGACATCATCCTTGGTCAGCCGGCCATCTTTGCCAGTGCCCTTGATCTTGCTGGGATCCACGCCATGTTCGAGCACCAGACGCCGGACCGCAGGCGACAAGGTAATCGAGGATGCGGTATCTTCTTCTGCCGCAGGCTCCGCCTTGGTCGCTGCCGGTGCCGGAGCGGCTTTTGCCGCCGATGACGCGGCTCCACTGCCCGCTTCAATCTTTGCGATGATCGCTCCGACTTCGACCGTGTCACCCACCGCAACCAGATGCTCGCCCAATGTGCCGGCTTCAGGTGCCGGTACTTCCAGTGTCACCTTGTCGGTTTCCAGGCTCGCAATGGGCTCATCCGCATCAACTGCATCACCGGGTTGCTTGAGCCATTCGCCCAGTGTCGCTTCGGTGATCGATTCGCCCAATACGGGGACTTTTACATCTGTTGCCATAGTCTTATGCTCACTTTCATCGGCGGAATTTTCCGCTCATAATCACTTTTTTACCGAATGGCCCAAGGCTTCGGCAACCAGCTTTTCCTGTTGTTCTTTATGCCGCGAGGCTAGCCCCGTTGCCGGTGAAGCACATGCCACGCGCCCGGCATAGACCGGATCAGTCGGTCCCACTTTCGCCTGCTCCAGACAATCTTCCAGATAAGGCCTGACGAAATCCCAGCTGCCGTTATTTTTCGGCTCTTCCTGTGCCCAGACGAGAGTCTCGAGATTTGTCATCCGTTTCAGGCGCACCACCAGTGGTTCGGCCGGGAAGGGGTAAAGTTGCTCAATCCGGACAATCGAGGTATTCTTATCTTTGGCGGAGTCACGCGCTTCGATCAGGTCATAGGCAACCTTGCCAGAACACAACACCAGCCGCTTGATATCTTTGTCCGCGGGCGGATTGGTGTCCGACTTGATCCGCATGAAATGATGGTCGCCCTGAAACTCCTCGGCGCTCGACACTGCCATTTTGTGGCGCAGCAGCGACTTGGGCGTCATGATGACCAGTGGCTTGCGGAAACTGCGCAGCATCTGGCGGCGCAGCACGTGGAAATAATTGGCCGGTGTCGTGATGTTCGCGACCTGGATATTATCCTGCGCGCAGAGTTGCAGGAAGCGCTCCAACCGGGCCGAACTATGCTCTGGCCCCTGCCCTTCATAGCCATGCGGCAGAAGCATCACGAGGCCGTTGGCGCGGAGCCATTTGGCCTCGCCGGAGGCGATAAACTGGTCGATCATGATCTGCGCGCCATTGGCAAAATCACCAAATTGCGCTTCCCACAACACCAGAGTTTTCGGGTCCGCACCAGAATAGCCATATTCAAAGCCGAGCACGCCATATTCGGACAGCGGGCTATCCAGCACTTCAAACCGGCCATGGGGAACGGTGCTCAGCGGCACATATTTCTCTTCAGTGTCCTGATCGACCCACACGGCATGACGCTGAGAGAAGGTCCCGCGTCCGCTATCCTGACCGGACAGGCGGACATTATAACCTTCAGCAACCAGCGAACCATAAGCCAGCGCCTCGCCGGTCGCCCAGTCGAAATTTTCACCGGATTGGAACATCTTGGCCTTGGCATCGAGGACGCGGCCCAATGTTTTGTGAATCTTGTGCCCGTCGGGAACGGTGGTCAGTGTCCGTCCCAGACTCTCGAACAATTTGGCATCAATCGCCGTTTCCACGTTGCGCCTTGCTGTTTCGGGATCAGCGGGAACATGAAGCCCCTGCCAGCGGCCGCCAAACCAGTCGGCTTTGTCCGGCTCATAATCATCCGCAGCCTTGAATTCGCCTTCGAGATGTTCGGCAAACGCCTTGCGTGTGCTCGTACCCCAGTCCGCGTCGATCACACCTTCTTCCACCAGCCGCTGCTCATAAAGCTTGCTCACCTTGGGATGCTTTTTGATCGCGGCATACATGATCGGCTGAGTGAAACTGGGTTCATCGCCTTCATTATGACCAAAGCGGCGATAGCACCACATGTCGATCACAATATCGCGGCCAAAGCGCTGACGGAACTCGATCGCGATCTTGCAGGCAAAGGTCACTGCTTCGGGGTCATCGCCATTCACATGGAAAATCGGTGCCTGCACACCTTTGGCCACGTCTGATGGATAAGGCGAACTGCGCGCAAATTGCGGACTCGTGGTGAAGCCGATCTGATTGTTGATCACGAAATGGATGCAGCCGCCGGTATTGTAACCGCGGATACCCGAAAAACCGAGACATTCCCAGACAATGCCTTGTCCCGCAAAGGCCGCATCGCCGTGGATCAGTACGGGCAAGACCTGCTCATGCTTGGTGAGATCATCGCGCGCCACTTGCTGCGCGCGAACCTTGCCGAGCACCACCGGATCCACCGCTTCGAGATGCGAGGGATTGGGGACCAGCGACATATGGACATTAATGCCATCAAATTCGCGATCGGTTGAGGTGCCCAGATGATATTTCACATCGCCAGAGCCACCCACTTCATCCGGGTTGGCCGAGCCGCCGTGAAACTCATGGAAGATCACCTTGTAAGGCTTGGCCATCACATTGGCGAGAATGTTCAGCCGTCCGCGATGGGCCATGCCATAGACAATATCGCGTACGCCAGCCGCGCCGCCATTTTTGATAATATTCTCGAGCGCCGGCAGCATCGATTCGCCGCCATCAAGACCGAAACGCTTGGTCCCGACATATTTCTTGCCGAGGAAATTTTCATATTCCTCGCCCTCAATCACCTTGTTGAGGATCGCTTTCTTTCCCTCCGGCGTAAACTGAATGGCAGCGTCCTTGCCCTCCATCCGGTCCTGCAGAAAGCGCCGCTCCACGGTGTCAGCAATATGCATATATTCAAGGCCAACCGAGCCGCAATAATTGGCCCGCAATACCGCCTCAATTTCCTTGATCGACGCGGTTTCGAAACCCAATACACCGCCCAGATAGACGGGCTTGTCCAGCTCATCCGCC
Proteins encoded in this region:
- the odhB gene encoding 2-oxoglutarate dehydrogenase complex dihydrolipoyllysine-residue succinyltransferase — its product is MATDVKVPVLGESITEATLGEWLKQPGDAVDADEPIASLETDKVTLEVPAPEAGTLGEHLVAVGDTVEVGAIIAKIEAGSGAASSAAKAAPAPAATKAEPAAEEDTASSITLSPAVRRLVLEHGVDPSKIKGTGKDGRLTKDDVEQFVKTGAPPPLVEKGTATGAEAPTPAPAASGTRNEERVRMTRLRQTVAKRLKEAQDTAALLTTFNDVDMTAVMETRSKYKELFAKKHGVKLGFMGFFAKAACLALKDVPSVNAQIDGDEIVYHDYVDISVAVSAPNGLVVPVIRNAEAMSFADVENTIGDFGKRAKDGTLTMADMKGGTFTISNGGVFGSLMSTPIINPPQSAVLGLHRIEQRPVVMPDGSIEARPMMYLALSYDHRLIDGREAVTFLVRIKEAIEDPTRLLIDL
- a CDS encoding 2-oxoglutarate dehydrogenase E1 component, with amino-acid sequence MGLEGQEFNGSPETEEGPSWQKKHWPIDDADELNSALDPTQMGVEIKAAAAKSGKSMSDAEVALAAEKSIRAMMLIRTYRVRGHLGANLDPLGLSKLEEPADLTPEFHGFKADELDKPVYLGGVLGFETASIKEIEAVLRANYCGSVGLEYMHIADTVERRFLQDRMEGKDAAIQFTPEGKKAILNKVIEGEEYENFLGKKYVGTKRFGLDGGESMLPALENIIKNGGAAGVRDIVYGMAHRGRLNILANVMAKPYKVIFHEFHGGSANPDEVGGSGDVKYHLGTSTDREFDGINVHMSLVPNPSHLEAVDPVVLGKVRAQQVARDDLTKHEQVLPVLIHGDAAFAGQGIVWECLGFSGIRGYNTGGCIHFVINNQIGFTTSPQFARSSPYPSDVAKGVQAPIFHVNGDDPEAVTFACKIAIEFRQRFGRDIVIDMWCYRRFGHNEGDEPSFTQPIMYAAIKKHPKVSKLYEQRLVEEGVIDADWGTSTRKAFAEHLEGEFKAADDYEPDKADWFGGRWQGLHVPADPETARRNVETAIDAKLFESLGRTLTTVPDGHKIHKTLGRVLDAKAKMFQSGENFDWATGEALAYGSLVAEGYNVRLSGQDSGRGTFSQRHAVWVDQDTEEKYVPLSTVPHGRFEVLDSPLSEYGVLGFEYGYSGADPKTLVLWEAQFGDFANGAQIMIDQFIASGEAKWLRANGLVMLLPHGYEGQGPEHSSARLERFLQLCAQDNIQVANITTPANYFHVLRRQMLRSFRKPLVIMTPKSLLRHKMAVSSAEEFQGDHHFMRIKSDTNPPADKDIKRLVLCSGKVAYDLIEARDSAKDKNTSIVRIEQLYPFPAEPLVVRLKRMTNLETLVWAQEEPKNNGSWDFVRPYLEDCLEQAKVGPTDPVYAGRVACASPATGLASRHKEQQEKLVAEALGHSVKK